In Microbulbifer sp. THAF38, the sequence GAGTTGCAGGGTTTCAATGCTGCTGCGGCGTATTGCCGGGAAATCAGATACTTCTAGTAATGGCAGTGTTTCATGCATAGGTCTCAGTGCTCCACTTCTTCAAGCACTGGATTAGACGGTTCGAGCAGTGGTTTTATTACAGCAAGCTGATCTTCTGACATGTCTTCCACGGGGGTGACTAAACCACTGGCCAAGGCTGTATGGGCGATGGAGTCGGGTTTCTCCGTTCCCAGTAAACGAATTGCCTCTGCCGCCACCTGTTGGGCGCGCACCGCATTTTGCTGCAAATTGGCGATAGCCACTTCTGCCGTCACAGCTTCCTCGCGGGGATGCCAACAGTCGTAATCGGTGGCCATCGCCAGAGTGGCATAGGCAATCTGTGCTTCTCGTGCCAATTTGGCTTCCGGCATATTGGTCATACCGATGACCGATGCACCCATACTGCGATACCAGTGGGATTCCGACCGCGTTGAGAACTGCGGGCCCTCAATGCACAGATAAGTGCCACCCCGATGTAACTGCATCTCTTGTCCAGCCTGGGTGGATTCAAAGGCTCGCGCCAGGCAATCCGCCACTGCGGAACAGACTGGGTCTGCCATAGAGACATGGGCGACCGCGCCACGACCAAAAAAGGTGCTGTCGCGTTTACGCGTCATGTCGATAAACTGGTCGGGAATCATCATATCCAGCGGCCTAACCTTTTCTTGTAGAGATCCAACCGCAGAGAGAGAGAGGAGGTAGCGCACGCCCAGCTGGCGCAGCCCATGGATATTTGCCTTGTAGGGCACTTCGGAGGGGATCAATCTATGACCGCGCCCGTGGCGGGAGAGAAAAGCAACCGGAATGCCCTGCAGCTTGCCGCATACAATAGGGTCTGAGGTAGGTCCAAACGGGGTCTCCAGCTGAACCTCCTGCACCTCTGTCAGCCCTTGCATTTCATACAGGCCACTGCCCCCAATTACGCCGATCAGTGCTCTAGCCATATTCTCTCCTGGATAGTTAGTTTTTTCGCAGTATAGGAGTGGGAACAGATCGTGTATATCGCCAGCTTGAGGACAAAATACTCCTAATAAACAAACTAGAAGGCAAAATAAATGCCAAACCGCCTAGCGCATTGCTATTGATCGTGAGTCACTGAGGTCCCCCGCGCATACCCAGAGCCTACCTCGAAAGTATTTTCTGTACACAAGCCGAGCGACAACCTATATTTACCCGGGTAATAATATTTTACCCAGGTAAATTTATAGGAGGTCCTAATGACGCCAGAATATATAGCCAT encodes:
- the mtnP gene encoding S-methyl-5'-thioadenosine phosphorylase, whose protein sequence is MARALIGVIGGSGLYEMQGLTEVQEVQLETPFGPTSDPIVCGKLQGIPVAFLSRHGRGHRLIPSEVPYKANIHGLRQLGVRYLLSLSAVGSLQEKVRPLDMMIPDQFIDMTRKRDSTFFGRGAVAHVSMADPVCSAVADCLARAFESTQAGQEMQLHRGGTYLCIEGPQFSTRSESHWYRSMGASVIGMTNMPEAKLAREAQIAYATLAMATDYDCWHPREEAVTAEVAIANLQQNAVRAQQVAAEAIRLLGTEKPDSIAHTALASGLVTPVEDMSEDQLAVIKPLLEPSNPVLEEVEH